A section of the Chryseobacterium ginsenosidimutans genome encodes:
- a CDS encoding LLM class flavin-dependent oxidoreductase: MELGIGMFGDLSFDQTTGKYRDAGIKIREILEQIKFMDEVGIDVFAMGEHHRADYAVSSPEIVLAAAASITKNIKLASGVTVLSSSEPVKVYEDFSTLDLISDGRAEIFVGRGSFIESFPLYGYSLNDYEELFDERLELLLKINSEENVSWSGKLRAPMENQTVYPRAKNDGKLSIWRAVGGTPQSVLSAAQLGMPLVVAIIGGMPIQFKSLIEFYKQEYQKAGHDVSKMQIAVHSHTFVSDDPEVIDGYFHNYKSQMDRIGSSRGWAPYTKMQYEGGRSKDGALFIGNPKEVADKIAYLKDIFGITRFIGHMDVGDPSHDVMMKSIELFGKEVKPVIKNL, encoded by the coding sequence ATGGAATTAGGAATAGGAATGTTTGGCGATTTGTCATTCGACCAGACAACCGGAAAATATAGAGACGCAGGAATAAAAATCCGTGAAATTCTTGAGCAGATAAAGTTCATGGATGAGGTTGGAATTGACGTTTTTGCCATGGGTGAACATCACCGTGCAGATTATGCAGTTTCTTCCCCTGAAATCGTTCTGGCTGCGGCAGCAAGTATTACAAAAAATATAAAATTAGCGAGTGGCGTAACGGTTTTAAGTTCGTCGGAACCTGTAAAAGTATACGAAGATTTTTCAACATTGGATTTGATTTCTGATGGTCGTGCTGAGATTTTCGTCGGTCGTGGAAGTTTCATAGAATCGTTTCCGCTGTACGGATATTCGCTAAATGATTATGAGGAACTTTTCGACGAAAGATTAGAGTTGTTATTGAAAATAAATTCGGAAGAAAATGTTTCATGGTCAGGAAAGCTTCGTGCGCCGATGGAAAATCAGACCGTTTATCCAAGAGCAAAAAATGATGGGAAATTATCTATCTGGAGAGCGGTCGGTGGAACTCCGCAATCGGTTTTAAGTGCAGCGCAGTTGGGAATGCCTTTAGTTGTGGCAATTATTGGAGGAATGCCGATTCAGTTTAAAAGTTTAATTGAATTCTATAAACAGGAATATCAAAAAGCAGGTCATGATGTTTCTAAAATGCAGATTGCCGTTCATTCTCATACTTTTGTAAGCGATGATCCGGAGGTTATTGATGGATATTTTCACAATTACAAATCTCAAATGGACAGAATAGGCTCTTCCAGAGGTTGGGCGCCTTACACAAAAATGCAGTATGAAGGTGGGAGAAGTAAAGACGGAGCTTTATTTATAGGAAATCCGAAAGAAGTTGCAGATAAAATCGCGTACTTAAAAGATATTTTCGGAATTACAAGATTTATCGGGCATATGGATGTCGGAGATCCGTCTCATGATGTTATGATGAAATCGATAGAGTTGTTTGGGAAAGAAGTAAAGCCGGTCATTAAAAACTTATAA
- a CDS encoding acyltransferase family protein, which translates to MNFVKTDRVHFHTFDSLRFLSFLLVFLHHSPVPEDSILHYFSKEGGIGVSFFFVLSGFLITYILILEKINNQGKVPLKKFFKRRILRIWPLYYVMVLFAICTPFILDFFNISYSNEGYQPKWFFTLTFLENYVAMSEKQLPNVSPITVIWSLCIEEHFYIFWGLAFYVISLKNIPKLLFGCIIFSFLMQTVYQKYGIITLDLFTNIHYFAFGAIPAYIFVFRKDRIEKLERIPAVFKYLYAVTVLAVIVTVANTNIILDFKISSLLFSILFSGLILLTLGNKNVFKISDKSILAKLGKYTYGLYLFHTIFIMLFIKIGSKFELNWIVIISLSFICSVVASVLSYHLFEKQFLKLKNKIKA; encoded by the coding sequence ATGAACTTTGTAAAAACTGATAGAGTACACTTTCATACGTTTGATTCGTTGAGGTTTCTGTCTTTTTTATTAGTTTTTTTGCACCATTCCCCAGTTCCTGAAGATAGTATTTTGCATTATTTTTCTAAGGAAGGAGGGATTGGTGTTTCTTTTTTCTTTGTTTTAAGTGGTTTTTTAATTACGTATATCCTTATTCTTGAAAAGATTAATAATCAGGGAAAAGTTCCGTTAAAGAAGTTTTTTAAAAGAAGAATATTAAGAATCTGGCCTTTGTATTATGTAATGGTTCTGTTTGCAATATGTACTCCTTTTATCCTTGATTTTTTTAATATTTCCTATTCCAATGAAGGATATCAGCCAAAATGGTTTTTCACATTGACATTTCTGGAAAATTATGTAGCAATGTCTGAGAAGCAGCTTCCTAATGTCTCACCAATAACGGTAATCTGGTCGCTTTGCATAGAAGAACATTTTTACATTTTCTGGGGACTGGCTTTTTATGTTATTTCTTTGAAAAATATTCCTAAATTACTTTTTGGATGTATAATTTTCTCTTTTTTGATGCAGACAGTTTATCAAAAGTATGGCATTATTACTTTGGATCTGTTTACAAACATTCATTATTTTGCTTTTGGAGCAATTCCGGCTTACATTTTTGTTTTCAGAAAAGATAGAATTGAAAAGTTGGAACGAATTCCGGCTGTTTTCAAATATCTATATGCTGTAACCGTTTTAGCGGTTATTGTAACGGTTGCAAATACCAATATAATTCTTGATTTTAAAATAAGTTCACTTCTGTTCAGTATTTTATTTTCCGGACTAATCTTGCTTACACTGGGAAATAAAAATGTATTTAAAATTTCGGATAAAAGTATTTTAGCCAAACTTGGAAAATATACTTACGGATTGTATTTATTTCATACCATCTTTATAATGTTATTCATTAAAATCGGAAGTAAGTTTGAATTAAATTGGATCGTAATAATTAGCTTATCATTCATTTGTTCTGTGGTAGCTTCTGTATTATCTTATCATCTTTTTGAAAAACAATTTCTAAAACTTAAGAATAAAATTAAGGCCTAA
- a CDS encoding S9 family peptidase, whose product MKLYKFSLLMVVLGSSAFAQTQKFTMAEAVNGLRSNLAVKNISQFSWSADSKSYIQAVKGGYLITDLKTNKQDTLVSLTQLNRNLADNTLKAVPQIKFISNSNGYFNSDGKMIWVEKSGSDWKMKNSVSVDKEASNVKVFGDNQTFAFTVKNNLFINKNGKTIAVTNDSDENILNGAANVHRNEFGIDTGIFPAPNSESVAFYRMDQTMVADYPVIDWSVTPAVNHNIKYPMAGQTSHQVTLGVFNIKNQSTTFLKIEGEKDQYLTAVTWSPDSKYIFVGVLNRGQNHMKMNQYDAATGNLVKTLFEETSDKYVEPQHPLTFFPNSNTDFIWQSQRTGYNHLFHYSLEKGLIAQITKGDWLVTEILGFNEKKKEIYFTSTKETPLEKHIYRINWTNFKMQRLDNAEGVHTGVLSSDGNYLYDSYSNANTPRVVNVINTNTLKSNNLLTSENTLKNYQRPEIKNVNLKADDGTLLYGKIILPTNFDPNKKYPVIVYLYNGPHLQLITNTFPGSGNLWYEYMAQNGYIIFTMDGRGSANRGLKFEQAVFRNLGTTEMKDQMKGVDYLKSLPYVDSEKMGIHGWSFGGFMTTSFMLRQPDVFKVGVAGGPVIDWSMYEIMYGERYMDMPQENPQGYAAANLLDKVQNLKGKLLMIHGAQDDVVVWQHSIKFIKSAVDNGVQLDYFVYPGHPHNVIGKDRVHLMQKVTDYFDQNLKK is encoded by the coding sequence ATGAAATTATATAAGTTTTCTTTATTGATGGTGGTTTTGGGCAGTTCAGCATTTGCTCAGACTCAAAAATTTACGATGGCGGAAGCTGTTAACGGCTTAAGAAGCAATCTTGCAGTGAAAAATATATCTCAGTTTTCATGGTCTGCAGATAGCAAATCATATATTCAGGCAGTGAAAGGTGGATATCTGATTACAGATTTGAAGACAAACAAGCAGGACACTTTGGTATCTTTAACTCAGTTAAATAGAAATCTAGCAGATAACACATTAAAAGCTGTTCCACAGATTAAATTTATCAGCAATTCTAATGGCTATTTTAATTCAGATGGTAAAATGATTTGGGTTGAAAAATCGGGAAGCGACTGGAAAATGAAAAATTCTGTTTCAGTGGATAAGGAAGCCTCTAATGTAAAAGTTTTCGGAGATAACCAGACTTTTGCTTTTACAGTAAAGAATAACTTATTTATCAATAAAAACGGAAAAACAATCGCTGTAACGAATGATTCTGATGAAAATATCCTAAACGGAGCAGCAAATGTTCACAGAAATGAATTCGGGATTGACACAGGCATTTTCCCTGCTCCAAATTCTGAAAGTGTAGCGTTTTACAGAATGGATCAGACGATGGTTGCAGATTATCCTGTAATCGATTGGTCTGTAACGCCAGCCGTGAATCATAATATTAAGTATCCGATGGCAGGGCAAACATCTCATCAGGTGACTTTGGGAGTTTTCAATATTAAAAATCAATCAACGACTTTCCTGAAAATTGAAGGCGAAAAAGATCAGTATTTAACAGCTGTAACATGGAGTCCGGATTCAAAATATATTTTTGTAGGCGTTCTGAACAGAGGTCAGAATCATATGAAAATGAATCAATATGATGCTGCGACAGGAAATTTGGTGAAAACTTTATTTGAAGAAACAAGTGACAAATATGTTGAACCGCAACATCCATTAACGTTCTTTCCAAATTCTAATACAGACTTTATCTGGCAAAGTCAGAGAACAGGTTACAATCATTTATTCCATTACAGTTTAGAAAAAGGATTGATTGCCCAGATTACAAAAGGTGATTGGCTGGTAACTGAAATTTTAGGTTTTAATGAAAAGAAAAAGGAAATTTATTTCACATCTACGAAAGAAACTCCTTTGGAAAAACATATATACAGAATCAACTGGACGAATTTTAAAATGCAACGCCTGGATAATGCAGAAGGAGTACATACAGGAGTTTTAAGCAGCGACGGAAATTATTTGTATGACTCTTACAGCAATGCAAATACACCGAGAGTAGTAAATGTTATTAATACAAATACATTAAAATCAAATAATCTGCTGACTTCTGAAAATACATTAAAAAATTATCAGAGACCTGAAATTAAGAATGTAAATTTAAAAGCAGACGACGGAACACTTTTATACGGAAAAATAATTCTTCCAACGAATTTTGATCCTAACAAAAAATATCCTGTAATCGTTTATTTGTATAACGGACCGCATTTACAATTGATTACAAATACGTTTCCGGGTTCAGGAAATCTTTGGTATGAATATATGGCCCAAAACGGATATATCATTTTCACGATGGACGGAAGAGGTTCTGCCAACCGTGGATTGAAATTTGAGCAGGCTGTTTTCAGAAATTTAGGAACAACAGAAATGAAAGACCAGATGAAAGGGGTAGATTATTTAAAATCTCTTCCTTATGTGGATTCTGAAAAAATGGGAATTCACGGATGGAGTTTTGGAGGGTTTATGACGACCAGTTTTATGCTTCGTCAACCTGATGTCTTTAAAGTTGGAGTTGCAGGAGGCCCTGTGATCGATTGGAGCATGTACGAAATCATGTACGGTGAAAGATATATGGATATGCCTCAGGAAAACCCGCAAGGTTATGCTGCTGCAAACCTTTTGGATAAAGTGCAGAATCTGAAAGGCAAATTATTGATGATTCACGGGGCGCAGGATGATGTAGTGGTTTGGCAGCATTCGATAAAATTCATTAAATCTGCGGTTGACAATGGAGTACAGTTAGACTATTTTGTTTATCCGGGGCATCCGCACAATGTTATCGGGAAAGACAGAGTGCACTTGATGCAGAAAGTAACAGATTATTTTGATCAGAATCTGAAGAAATAA
- a CDS encoding YceI family protein has translation MATKWNLDPAHSELTFKVKHMMISNIKGNFTNFTAEIEAEDDTFANAKTTATIQTDSISTHNTDRDNHLKSAEFFNAEANPTITFESSALNNEVTGNLTINGITKPVTLDVDFNGINVDPWGNTKAGFSFEGKINRKDFGLNWNAALEAGGVMVSEEVKLAGELQFVKQA, from the coding sequence ATGGCTACAAAATGGAACTTAGACCCAGCGCACAGTGAACTTACTTTCAAAGTAAAACACATGATGATTTCTAACATTAAAGGAAACTTCACAAATTTCACTGCGGAAATCGAAGCTGAAGATGATACTTTTGCAAACGCTAAAACGACAGCGACGATCCAAACAGATTCTATTTCTACACACAATACAGACAGAGATAACCACTTGAAGTCTGCAGAATTCTTTAATGCTGAAGCCAATCCTACGATTACTTTTGAATCTTCTGCATTGAATAACGAAGTAACAGGAAATCTTACAATCAACGGTATTACAAAACCTGTAACTCTTGATGTAGATTTCAACGGAATCAACGTAGACCCTTGGGGAAATACAAAAGCTGGTTTCTCTTTTGAAGGTAAAATCAACAGAAAAGATTTCGGATTAAACTGGAATGCAGCTCTTGAAGCAGGAGGTGTAATGGTAAGTGAAGAAGTGAAATTGGCAGGAGAATTACAGTTCGTAAAACAAGCATAA
- the ygiD gene encoding 4,5-DOPA dioxygenase extradiol: MNLSDLQNISENFGNTQRMPVLFLGHGSPMNAIEENQFVQGFRKAATEIPKPNAILCISAHWFTDGTKVTAMDMPKTIHDFGGFPQALFDVQYPAPGNPELARETAELLSPVLVEEDHNWGLDHGAWSVIKHMYPEADIPVVQMSIDYTKPPQYHFDLAKRLHKLREKGILIIGSGNIVHNLRLIDWRNINTVGAGWDWAIEAREKTNNWLLDGNFQNVIDYQKQGTSLQYAVPSPDHYLPLIYTLGLKDKSENLVLFNDELIAGSLRMTSVRIG, encoded by the coding sequence ATGAACCTCAGCGATTTACAAAATATAAGCGAAAATTTTGGGAATACTCAAAGAATGCCTGTCTTATTTTTGGGACACGGTTCGCCTATGAATGCTATTGAAGAAAATCAGTTTGTACAGGGATTCCGAAAAGCGGCGACTGAAATTCCAAAACCTAATGCCATTTTGTGTATTTCTGCGCATTGGTTTACTGACGGAACCAAAGTAACCGCGATGGATATGCCGAAAACAATTCATGATTTTGGAGGTTTTCCACAAGCTCTGTTTGATGTTCAGTATCCTGCACCTGGAAATCCTGAACTGGCAAGAGAAACTGCCGAACTTTTATCACCTGTTTTGGTTGAGGAAGATCATAATTGGGGTTTGGATCACGGCGCTTGGTCGGTAATAAAACACATGTATCCTGAAGCAGATATTCCTGTGGTTCAGATGAGTATAGATTATACTAAACCTCCCCAATATCATTTTGATTTAGCCAAAAGATTACATAAACTCCGCGAAAAAGGTATTTTAATTATCGGAAGCGGAAATATTGTTCACAACCTAAGACTGATTGACTGGAGAAATATTAACACAGTCGGAGCCGGATGGGATTGGGCAATTGAAGCTCGTGAAAAAACCAACAACTGGCTTTTGGACGGAAATTTTCAAAATGTAATTGATTATCAAAAACAGGGAACTTCTCTGCAATATGCAGTTCCAAGTCCTGATCATTATCTGCCGTTGATCTATACTTTAGGTTTAAAAGATAAATCTGAAAACCTTGTTTTATTTAATGATGAATTGATTGCCGGATCGTTGAGAATGACAAGTGTAAGGATTGGTTAA
- a CDS encoding S8 family peptidase translates to MKNHVFYLLMLFFVFTACNRDDLQNNSYNIEVSQKDPLTAKQINEKINETIKTKGRFSWNQSSDHFVWSGIFQGNKIASIGFGSSFDRNLDPESKSIENEILDLIKKYEGKTERILLSSDQYLNQIDVAIEKQETVIALRKMKNIRYLEPADYHYFENENKLNGTAKSSGSSSGCGFESTALSTTDYTTVTPNAKAPWSFTKHNIINAWSYSTGAGITIGVIDSGVSPEQSLLGSSFNNGLSSGRTISKNGVYVDSVWPWSTGYDGSADKCGHGTSMASTMAAPRNNQGQPVGVAYNANLVTYRAASNVVLDGYHEQNGVKIAFTELGNNNNVKIISMSMGHIFSVGKIEDGVKYAYSKGKLIFCAGGTSTSFTTFVGVIFPAWMPEAQAITGVKENTSNQKCDVCHSGSEIDFTYQMERASENNIPVLSYYNGQTDYVGGSSVATASTAGIAALVWSKNPSWTRDQVLNKMRQSATYYPSPNSEYGYGNINVLQAVQ, encoded by the coding sequence ATGAAAAATCATGTGTTTTATTTACTCATGCTGTTTTTTGTTTTCACAGCATGTAACAGAGACGACCTTCAAAATAATTCGTACAACATTGAAGTCAGTCAGAAAGATCCTTTGACGGCAAAACAAATCAATGAAAAAATTAACGAAACCATCAAAACGAAAGGCAGGTTTTCCTGGAACCAATCTTCAGATCATTTTGTGTGGAGTGGAATCTTTCAGGGAAATAAGATCGCTTCTATAGGATTCGGATCTTCTTTTGACAGAAACTTAGATCCTGAAAGTAAATCGATTGAAAATGAAATTTTAGATTTGATTAAAAAATATGAAGGAAAAACTGAAAGAATTTTATTGTCTTCAGATCAATATTTAAATCAGATTGATGTTGCTATTGAAAAACAGGAAACTGTAATTGCACTCCGAAAAATGAAAAATATCCGTTATCTGGAACCTGCAGATTATCATTATTTTGAAAATGAAAATAAGTTAAACGGAACAGCAAAATCCAGCGGAAGTTCTTCAGGCTGCGGTTTTGAATCTACGGCTTTGAGTACAACAGATTATACAACAGTAACCCCAAATGCAAAAGCACCTTGGTCATTCACAAAACATAATATTATTAATGCCTGGAGTTACAGCACGGGAGCCGGAATTACAATCGGAGTAATTGATAGCGGGGTTTCTCCTGAACAAAGTTTGTTAGGAAGCAGTTTTAATAACGGACTTTCATCCGGAAGAACAATCAGCAAAAACGGAGTGTATGTAGATTCAGTTTGGCCGTGGAGTACAGGCTATGACGGTTCTGCCGATAAATGCGGACACGGAACAAGCATGGCTTCGACAATGGCAGCACCAAGAAATAATCAGGGGCAGCCTGTTGGTGTGGCTTATAATGCGAATCTGGTGACGTACAGAGCCGCTTCAAATGTAGTGTTGGACGGTTATCACGAACAAAACGGGGTGAAAATCGCTTTTACAGAACTGGGAAATAACAATAACGTTAAAATCATTTCCATGTCAATGGGACACATTTTCTCTGTCGGAAAAATTGAAGATGGTGTTAAATATGCGTATTCGAAAGGGAAATTAATTTTCTGTGCAGGAGGGACTTCAACAAGTTTTACGACTTTCGTAGGGGTAATTTTCCCTGCATGGATGCCGGAAGCGCAGGCAATAACGGGTGTTAAAGAAAATACTTCCAATCAAAAATGCGACGTTTGCCATTCCGGTTCTGAAATAGATTTTACGTATCAGATGGAAAGAGCTTCAGAAAATAATATTCCGGTGTTGAGTTATTATAACGGACAGACAGATTATGTTGGTGGATCTTCTGTAGCAACTGCTTCTACAGCAGGAATTGCAGCTTTGGTCTGGTCCAAAAATCCATCCTGGACAAGAGATCAGGTTTTGAATAAAATGAGACAGTCGGCAACGTATTATCCAAGTCCGAATTCAGAGTACGGATACGGAAATATTAATGTTTTGCAGGCTGTTCAGTAA
- a CDS encoding GNAT family N-acetyltransferase, whose amino-acid sequence MTIIRTDSSNKDFQHLVKLLDADLAIRNGDDHAFYDQFNKIDMIKNCIIIYIDEIPAACGAFKKFEDDTVEIKRMFTNLNFRKRGLATAIVKELENWAKESGYKKTVLESSLEQNEALSVYEKSGYYRIPNYGQYIGIDKSVCYEKLI is encoded by the coding sequence ATGACAATCATAAGAACAGACTCTTCAAATAAAGATTTTCAGCATTTAGTAAAACTTTTAGACGCTGATTTGGCGATACGTAATGGTGATGACCATGCTTTTTACGATCAGTTCAATAAAATTGATATGATTAAAAACTGCATTATCATTTATATTGATGAAATTCCTGCAGCTTGTGGTGCTTTCAAAAAGTTTGAAGATGATACTGTTGAAATCAAAAGAATGTTTACAAATCTCAATTTCAGAAAGAGAGGTCTGGCAACAGCAATTGTAAAAGAATTGGAAAACTGGGCAAAAGAATCAGGTTACAAAAAAACTGTTCTGGAAAGCTCATTGGAGCAAAATGAAGCACTTTCTGTTTATGAGAAAAGTGGCTATTACAGAATACCCAATTACGGACAATATATCGGAATTGATAAAAGCGTCTGCTATGAAAAACTAATATAA
- the hutH gene encoding histidine ammonia-lyase: MIYGVDVFSFHDVLEICKTPNKAKLNKAAKEQILKSQRNVQEIVESDRCVYGINTGFGPLCDTKISADETALLQYNLIISHAVGVGKPIDKEFSKIMIIAKVHALSKGFSGVSLEVIERLILMLEKDIIPVVPEQGSVGASGDLAPLAHLVLPLLGLGQVWVGNEIFETAEVLEKNNLEPLTLGPKEGLGLINGTQFILSHAIKGLEKFEYLLDLADMTAAMSLEAYRGSASPFKKELHDIRPFEGSKKVAARMLKFLKGSENMKAHEDCERVQDPYSMRCVPQVHGASRNAFEHLKMLAETELNSVTDNPIVLSAEESISGGNFHGQLLAMPLDYATLAAAELGNISDRRSYLLLEGKYGLPRLLTESSGLNSGFMIPQYTSAALVTENKTLCFPASADSIPTSLGQEDHVSMGSISGRKFNQVLGNLVNILSVELMFAAQGLEFRRPAKCSKIIEENYAILRSKVAKLEEDRLIGKDMLAIAELINERKFVVN; the protein is encoded by the coding sequence ATGATATACGGTGTAGATGTTTTCAGTTTCCATGATGTTTTGGAGATCTGTAAAACTCCAAATAAAGCTAAACTTAATAAAGCAGCAAAAGAACAGATTTTAAAATCTCAGAGAAATGTTCAGGAAATTGTAGAGTCAGACAGATGTGTTTATGGGATTAATACAGGTTTTGGTCCACTTTGTGATACCAAAATTTCTGCTGACGAAACAGCGCTTTTACAATATAATTTAATTATTTCCCACGCAGTAGGTGTAGGAAAACCAATTGATAAAGAATTTTCTAAAATCATGATCATTGCGAAAGTTCATGCTTTGTCAAAAGGATTTTCGGGAGTTTCTTTGGAAGTAATCGAGAGATTGATTTTAATGTTGGAAAAAGATATTATTCCTGTTGTTCCGGAGCAGGGTTCTGTGGGTGCTTCAGGAGATTTAGCACCTTTGGCTCATTTAGTGTTGCCACTTTTAGGTTTGGGCCAGGTTTGGGTTGGAAATGAGATTTTCGAAACTGCTGAAGTATTAGAGAAAAATAATCTTGAGCCGTTAACTTTAGGTCCGAAAGAAGGATTAGGATTAATTAACGGAACTCAGTTTATCCTTTCCCACGCTATAAAAGGGTTGGAGAAATTTGAATATTTATTGGATCTGGCGGATATGACGGCAGCGATGAGTCTTGAAGCGTACAGAGGATCTGCGAGTCCATTTAAAAAAGAACTTCATGATATCAGACCATTCGAAGGGAGTAAAAAAGTAGCAGCCAGAATGCTGAAATTTTTAAAAGGTTCAGAAAATATGAAAGCTCACGAAGATTGTGAGAGAGTGCAGGATCCTTATTCGATGAGATGTGTTCCCCAGGTTCACGGAGCGAGCAGAAATGCTTTTGAACATCTTAAAATGCTGGCTGAAACGGAATTAAATTCAGTAACAGACAATCCGATTGTTTTAAGTGCTGAAGAATCTATTTCTGGAGGAAATTTCCACGGTCAATTATTGGCAATGCCTTTAGATTACGCCACTTTGGCTGCAGCAGAATTAGGAAATATTTCGGACAGAAGAAGTTATTTATTACTGGAAGGAAAATATGGTTTACCGAGATTATTAACGGAAAGCTCAGGATTAAATTCAGGATTTATGATTCCTCAATACACTTCTGCGGCCTTGGTTACAGAAAATAAAACATTGTGTTTCCCGGCTTCGGCAGATTCTATTCCAACGAGCTTAGGGCAGGAAGATCATGTTTCTATGGGAAGTATTTCCGGTAGAAAATTTAATCAGGTTCTTGGGAATCTGGTGAATATTTTATCCGTTGAATTGATGTTTGCAGCGCAAGGTTTAGAATTCAGAAGACCTGCAAAATGTTCAAAAATTATTGAAGAAAACTATGCAATTCTTCGTTCTAAAGTAGCAAAACTTGAAGAAGATCGATTAATAGGTAAAGATATGTTGGCAATTGCAGAACTGATTAACGAAAGAAAGTTTGTTGTCAATTAA
- the uvrC gene encoding excinuclease ABC subunit UvrC — MNPSLELQLKTLPSEPGVYRYYDKNEQLLYVGKAKNLKKRVLSYFNKNLPGYRTRIMVGKIQRLETTIVNSEYDALLLENNLIKEHQPFYNVMLKDDKTYPWICIKNEDFPRIFLTRTKIKDGSEYYGPYAKVRPAKILLDTIKHIYKLRTCNLNLAPNKIDDGKYKVCLEYHIKNCEGPCEGLESKEDYDEKIDAIRGIIKGDFRKAKEYLVTQMMKHAENLQFEQAQFIKERLDALEDYQAKNTVVNPSIDDVDVFGMTSDETAAYVNFFKIRNGNIIQSFTTEIKKILEEDDEDILEEALIEIRQKFASDSKEVLLPFHLSVEIPNVKLIVPKVGDKKRIVELSEKNAKEYRLEKLKQVQIIDPERHSNRIMAEMKKLLRMPVEPRHIEGFDNSNIQGTNPVSACVVFKDGKPSKADYRIFHPKTVTGPDDFKTMEEVIYRRYKRILDEGDALPQLILIDGGKGQLSSAVKSLKLLGLYGKITIVGIAKRLEEIFFPEDPIPLYLDKKSETLKILQRVRDEAHRFGVKHHRTRRTNSTIKSELEEIPGVGEKTIELLLSKLKSVKRIKESSLETLEEILGKSKAKVIYDFFNNN; from the coding sequence ATGAATCCTTCTTTAGAATTACAGCTGAAAACTTTACCATCTGAACCCGGTGTTTATCGTTATTATGATAAAAACGAGCAACTTTTGTATGTAGGAAAGGCAAAAAATTTAAAGAAAAGAGTTCTCTCCTATTTCAATAAAAATCTTCCCGGATACCGAACAAGAATAATGGTCGGGAAAATCCAGCGACTGGAAACGACTATTGTAAACAGCGAATATGATGCGCTTTTATTAGAAAATAACTTAATTAAAGAACATCAGCCGTTTTATAATGTCATGTTGAAGGATGACAAAACCTATCCGTGGATTTGTATTAAAAATGAAGATTTTCCGAGGATTTTTTTAACGAGAACAAAAATCAAAGACGGTTCAGAATATTACGGACCTTATGCGAAAGTACGTCCTGCAAAGATTTTACTGGATACCATTAAGCATATTTATAAGCTTAGAACCTGTAACTTGAATCTGGCTCCCAATAAAATCGACGATGGAAAATATAAAGTCTGCCTCGAATATCATATTAAAAATTGTGAAGGCCCTTGTGAAGGGTTGGAAAGCAAGGAAGATTATGATGAAAAGATAGATGCAATCCGAGGAATTATCAAGGGAGATTTCCGAAAAGCAAAGGAATATCTGGTAACTCAGATGATGAAACACGCCGAAAACTTACAATTTGAACAGGCACAATTCATCAAAGAAAGATTGGATGCTCTTGAAGATTATCAGGCTAAAAATACGGTTGTAAACCCAAGTATCGACGATGTAGACGTATTTGGAATGACGAGCGATGAAACTGCAGCTTACGTCAATTTCTTTAAGATCCGAAACGGAAATATTATTCAAAGCTTCACCACAGAAATAAAAAAAATACTTGAGGAAGATGATGAAGATATTCTTGAAGAAGCATTAATTGAAATCCGACAAAAATTTGCTTCAGATTCAAAAGAAGTTCTTTTACCTTTTCATTTATCTGTAGAAATCCCGAATGTAAAATTGATCGTTCCAAAAGTCGGTGATAAAAAACGGATTGTAGAACTTTCAGAGAAAAATGCTAAAGAATATCGTTTGGAGAAGTTAAAGCAGGTTCAGATTATCGATCCGGAAAGACATTCCAACAGAATCATGGCAGAAATGAAGAAGTTACTCAGAATGCCTGTTGAACCTCGGCATATTGAAGGTTTTGACAACTCGAATATTCAGGGAACCAATCCTGTTTCGGCATGTGTTGTTTTTAAAGACGGGAAACCAAGTAAGGCTGATTACAGAATCTTTCATCCTAAAACCGTTACAGGTCCCGATGATTTTAAAACTATGGAAGAAGTGATCTATCGCCGTTATAAAAGAATTTTAGACGAAGGTGATGCTTTGCCTCAATTAATTTTGATTGATGGTGGAAAAGGCCAATTATCTTCTGCTGTAAAAAGTTTAAAATTGCTAGGACTTTACGGAAAAATCACTATTGTCGGAATCGCAAAACGTTTAGAAGAAATTTTCTTCCCCGAAGATCCTATTCCATTATATCTTGACAAAAAATCTGAAACGCTGAAAATTTTACAAAGAGTAAGAGATGAAGCACACCGTTTTGGAGTAAAACATCACAGAACGAGAAGAACAAACTCAACCATAAAATCCGAATTAGAAGAAATCCCTGGGGTTGGAGAAAAAACAATCGAATTACTTT